The following proteins are encoded in a genomic region of Hippocampus zosterae strain Florida chromosome 2, ASM2543408v3, whole genome shotgun sequence:
- the LOC127595516 gene encoding protein kinase C-binding protein 1-like isoform X1, with amino-acid sequence MHPQSLAEEEIKTEPDVVEGMDASARSKAPDPPGSAERSLAPQKRRVSSPTHSSNGHSPSDTSSSPLKKKKKPGAMTSSKDQSELRHGPFYYMKQPALTTDPVDVVPQDGRNDFYCWLCHREGQVLCCELCPRVYHAKCLKLPAEPEGDWFCPECEKITVAECIETQSKAMTMLNIDQLSYLLKFALQKIKQPGTEPFQKPVSLEQHPDYAEYIFHPMDLSTLEKNIKKKMYGCTEAFLADMKWILHNCIIYNGGNHKLTATAKVIVKICEHEMNEIEVCPECYLSSCQKRDNWFCEPCSQPHTLVWAKLKGFPFWPAKALREKDGQVDARFFGQHDRAWVPINNCYLMSKEIPFSVKKTKSIFNSAMQEMEVYVENIRKKFGVFNYAPFRTPYTPNNQLQMLLDPSNPSAGTVKTEKPDKLRFNFDLNASPKMVLSKSSTPSGLNRRVSMTDMPRSPMSTNSSVHTGSDGEQEMEKAGRNSAFHYSTGEESMDFTASPLSGKVGPAGSLTGSPKPLNPSLVSKQERPASTGGILNLNLDRVKAEMDLRELSESVQQQQQQQQQSGSATLPTPKRPIRSLDKTIESCKAQLGNYKHMRIDEISEDVYKGVDHSDTEESDKSDSSDSEYASDEEHKPQSSGQDEKVRVDRKRPRANAEAENKDSIEGMVEKSTPATQIKEKQGSNAQEEAVQEKPRLTQSQPLTDKPKTSEEGKTPHAASAAEQDSDSERELVIDLGDEHGARDSKRSRKDTSSKTSKETNAAKLEGKVTNSTTAVAPAASTLKNALQPSTTAPNPVPTAASSQPGAASTLSSTSSTPSTSVTSTSPAVKKQRPLLPKETVQAVQRAVVWNPTKLQTSCQKAHVQKQQQAEQTTAQLQGQVQTQSQSQQNSSSTRYQTRQAAKVQLKDSPQGASASSSSSSYLSGDLPIPTASADAAADIARYTNKIMDSIKGTMTEIYNDLSKNTSGNTIAEIRRLRIEIEKLQWLHQQELSEMKHNLELTMAEMRQSLEQERERLVAEVKKQMELEKQQAVDETKKKQWCANCRKEAIFYCCWNTSYCDYPCQQAHWPEHMKSCTQSASASQQEPEVEPNPDTLGKSTGNSPVTQTLNAPAGAVVPSSSSTISDKSNSPTYIDKSKDSVGLTVT; translated from the exons TCTGGCTGAGGAAGAGATAAAGACAGAGCCGGATGTGGTAGAAGGGATGGATGCATCTGCACGGTCCAAAG CCCCCGATCCACCGGGGTCGGCAGAACGCTCTTTGGCACCACAAAAGAGGAGGGTGTCCAGTCCTACCCACTCGTCCAATGGACACTCTCCATCTGACACCTCCTCCAGTCCactcaagaaaaagaagaagcctGGGGCCATGACCTCAAGCAAAGACCAG TCAGAGCTAAGACATGGTCCCTTTTACTATATGAAGCAGCCAGCACTCACCACAGACCCTGTTGATGTTGTACCGCAGGACGGCAGGAATGACTTCTACTGCTGGCTGTGCCACCGCGAGGGCCAGGTGCTCTGCTGTGAGCTCTGCCCCAGGGTGTACCACGCCAAGTGCCTCAAACTACCAGCTGAGCCTGAGGGCGACTGGTTCTGTCCCGAGTGTGAG AAAATAACAGTTGCTGAATGCATTGAAACACAGAGCAAAGCAATGACTATGTTGAATATCGACCAACTCTCTTACTTACTCAAATTTGCACTCCAAAAGATTAAGCAACCTGGG ACAGAGCCCTTCCAGAAACCCGTGTCCTTGGAACAGCATCCTGACTATGCTGAGTACATTTTTCACCCCATGGACTTGTCTACTTTAGAGAAG AATATCAAGAAGAAAATGTATGGCTGCACTGAAGCCTTTCTGGCTGATATGAAGTGGATCTTACACAACTGCATCATTTATAATGGAG GAAATCACAAATTAACAGCAACTGCAAAAGTTATTGTCAAGATATGTGAGCACGAA aTGAATGAGATTGAAGTATGCCCTGAGTGCTACTTGTCTTCGTGCCAAAAAAGGGACAACTGGTTCTGTGAGCCATGT AGTCAGCCTCATACACTGGTCTGGGCCAAGCTCAAAGGATTTCCCTTCTGGCCAGCAAAAGCTCTTCGTGAAAAAGACGGGCAGGTAGATGCACGGTTCTTTGGACAGCATGACAG AGCTTGGGTTCCCATCAATAACTGCTACCTCATGTCCAAAGAGATCCCTTTCTCTGTCAAGAAGACAAAGAGCATTTTCAACAGTGCCATGCAAGAAATGGAGGTTTATGTAGAAAATATTCGTAAGAAATTTGGAGTTTTTAACTATGCGCCATTTCGAACCCCTTACACACCCAACAACCAGCTTCAAATGTTGCTGGATCCTTCCAACCCTAGTGCTGGTACAGTAAAAACGGAGAAACCCGATAAACTCCGCTTTAATTTTGACTTAAATGCATCTCCAAAGATGGTTCTTAGTAAGAGTTCCACACCCAGTGGTCTGAATCGGAGAGTCTCCATGACGGACATGCCTCGGTCCCCGATGAGTACAAACTCTTCGGTTCACACGGGCTCCGACGGAGAGCAGGAGATGGAAAAGGCCGGTAGAAATTCTGCCTTTCACTACAGCACTGGAGAGGAATCCATGGACTTCACAG CATCTCCTCTCTCAGGAAAGGTCGGTCCAGCAGGCAGCTTGACAGGCAGTCCAAAGCCACTCAACCCGAGCTTGGTGTCCAAGCAAGAGAGGCCCGCATCCACGGGTGGCATCCTCAATCTCAACCTCG ATCGAGTGAAAGCTGAGATGGATCTGAGAGAGTTGAGCGAGagtgtgcagcagcagcagcagcaacagcaacaatcGGGGTCAGCTACCCTCCCCACGCCAAAGAGACCCATCAGGAGTCTCGACAAGACTATTGAAAGCTGCAAGGCTCAGCTTGGTAATTACAAACACATGA GGatagatgaaatttctgaaGACGTATATAAAGGTGTGGATCACAGTGACACAGAAGAATCTGATAAATCGGACTCTAGTGATAGCGAATATGCCAGTGACGAGGAACACAAGCCACAGAGCTCTGGACAGGATGAAAAGGTCAGAGTAGATCGAAAGCGGCCCAGAGCAAATGCAGAAGCAGAGAATAAGGATTCTATTGAAGGTATGGTGGAAAAATCCACCCCTGCAACCCAGATCAAAGAGAAGCAGGGTAGCAATGCCCAAGAAGAGGCCGTTCAAGAAAAGCCCAGATTGACCCAGTCTCAACCCCTCACTGACAAGCCAAAGACCTCAGAGGAGGGGAAAACGCCTCATGCAGCATCAGCAGCAGAGCAAGACTCTGATTCTGAAAGAGAGCTGGTGATTGACCTCGGAGATGAACACGGAGCCCGTGACTCTAAGAGGTCAAGAAAAGACACGAGTTCCAAAACCTCCAAAGAGACCAATGCTGCCAAATTGGAGG GTAAAGTAACCAATTCCACTACAGCTGTTGCGCCAGCCGCATCCACCTTGAAAAATGCCTTGCAGCCTTCTACAACTGCACCCAACCCCGTTCCCACTGCCGCTTCGAGTCAGCCTGGTGCTGCCTCAACACTCAGCAGCACTTCAAGCACACCCTCCACGTCTGTTACGTCAACCTCGCCAGCAGTGAAGAAACAACGCCCTCTGCTGCCCAAAGAAACAGTGCAGGCTGTGCAGCGAGCAGTTGTTTGGAACCCCACCAAATTGCAGACGTCCTGTCAGAAGGCTCACGTGCAAAAGCAGCAACAGGCGGAGCAGACGACGGCACAGTTACAAGGGCAGGTGCAGACACAAAGTCAATCTCAGCAGAATTCTTCAAGTACCCGCTACCAGACCAGACAAGCAGccaaag TTCAATTGAAAGACTCTCCTCAGGGTGCTTCAGCATCAAGTAGCTCATCCTCCTACTTGTCAGGAGACTTGCCAATCCCGACTGCTTCTGCAGATGCAGCTGCAGATATAGCCAGATACACAAACAAA ATTATGGACTCAATCAAAGGAACAATGACTGAAATCTACAATGACCTTTCAAAAAACACTTCAGGAAATACAATAGCAGAG ATTCGACGGTTGAGGATAGAGATTGAGAAACTTCAGTGGTTGCATCAACAAGAGTTGTCCGAGATGAAGCACAATCTGG AACTGACGATGGCAGAGATGAGGCAGAGTCTGGAGCAGGAGAGGGAGAGGTTGGTCGCGGAGGTGAAAAAGCAGATGGAATTGGAAAAGCAGCAGGCTGTcgatgagaccaaaaaaaaacagtggtgcGCCAACTGCAGGAAGGAAGCCATTTTCTACTGTTGTTGGAACACCAGTTACTGCGATTACCCCTGCCAGCAAGCCCACTGGCCAGAACACATGAAGTCTTGCACGCAGTCAG CTTCAGCTTCGCAACAAGAACCAGAGGTTGAGCCCAACCCGGACACTTTGGGCAAATCGACAGGCAATTCCCCAGTCACACAAACTCTGAATGCCCCAGCAGGAGCAGTCGTACCCTCCTCCTCATCAACCATATCCGACAAAAGCAACTCTCCCACATATATCGACAAGAGCAAGGACAGTGTTGGGCTTACTGTGACATAA
- the LOC127595516 gene encoding protein kinase C-binding protein 1-like isoform X2, which produces MHPQSLAEEEIKTEPDVVEGMDASARSKAPDPPGSAERSLAPQKRRVSSPTHSSNGHSPSDTSSSPLKKKKKPGAMTSSKDQSELRHGPFYYMKQPALTTDPVDVVPQDGRNDFYCWLCHREGQVLCCELCPRVYHAKCLKLPAEPEGDWFCPECEKITVAECIETQSKAMTMLNIDQLSYLLKFALQKIKQPGTEPFQKPVSLEQHPDYAEYIFHPMDLSTLEKNIKKKMYGCTEAFLADMKWILHNCIIYNGGNHKLTATAKVIVKICEHEMNEIEVCPECYLSSCQKRDNWFCEPCSQPHTLVWAKLKGFPFWPAKALREKDGQVDARFFGQHDRAWVPINNCYLMSKEIPFSVKKTKSIFNSAMQEMEVYVENIRKKFGVFNYAPFRTPYTPNNQLQMLLDPSNPSAGTVKTEKPDKLRFNFDLNASPKMVLSKSSTPSGLNRRVSMTDMPRSPMSTNSSVHTGSDGEQEMEKAGRNSAFHYSTGEESMDFTASPLSGKVGPAGSLTGSPKPLNPSLVSKQERPASTGGILNLNLDRVKAEMDLRELSESVQQQQQQQQQSGSATLPTPKRPIRSLDKTIESCKAQLGIDEISEDVYKGVDHSDTEESDKSDSSDSEYASDEEHKPQSSGQDEKVRVDRKRPRANAEAENKDSIEGMVEKSTPATQIKEKQGSNAQEEAVQEKPRLTQSQPLTDKPKTSEEGKTPHAASAAEQDSDSERELVIDLGDEHGARDSKRSRKDTSSKTSKETNAAKLEGKVTNSTTAVAPAASTLKNALQPSTTAPNPVPTAASSQPGAASTLSSTSSTPSTSVTSTSPAVKKQRPLLPKETVQAVQRAVVWNPTKLQTSCQKAHVQKQQQAEQTTAQLQGQVQTQSQSQQNSSSTRYQTRQAAKVQLKDSPQGASASSSSSSYLSGDLPIPTASADAAADIARYTNKIMDSIKGTMTEIYNDLSKNTSGNTIAEIRRLRIEIEKLQWLHQQELSEMKHNLELTMAEMRQSLEQERERLVAEVKKQMELEKQQAVDETKKKQWCANCRKEAIFYCCWNTSYCDYPCQQAHWPEHMKSCTQSASASQQEPEVEPNPDTLGKSTGNSPVTQTLNAPAGAVVPSSSSTISDKSNSPTYIDKSKDSVGLTVT; this is translated from the exons TCTGGCTGAGGAAGAGATAAAGACAGAGCCGGATGTGGTAGAAGGGATGGATGCATCTGCACGGTCCAAAG CCCCCGATCCACCGGGGTCGGCAGAACGCTCTTTGGCACCACAAAAGAGGAGGGTGTCCAGTCCTACCCACTCGTCCAATGGACACTCTCCATCTGACACCTCCTCCAGTCCactcaagaaaaagaagaagcctGGGGCCATGACCTCAAGCAAAGACCAG TCAGAGCTAAGACATGGTCCCTTTTACTATATGAAGCAGCCAGCACTCACCACAGACCCTGTTGATGTTGTACCGCAGGACGGCAGGAATGACTTCTACTGCTGGCTGTGCCACCGCGAGGGCCAGGTGCTCTGCTGTGAGCTCTGCCCCAGGGTGTACCACGCCAAGTGCCTCAAACTACCAGCTGAGCCTGAGGGCGACTGGTTCTGTCCCGAGTGTGAG AAAATAACAGTTGCTGAATGCATTGAAACACAGAGCAAAGCAATGACTATGTTGAATATCGACCAACTCTCTTACTTACTCAAATTTGCACTCCAAAAGATTAAGCAACCTGGG ACAGAGCCCTTCCAGAAACCCGTGTCCTTGGAACAGCATCCTGACTATGCTGAGTACATTTTTCACCCCATGGACTTGTCTACTTTAGAGAAG AATATCAAGAAGAAAATGTATGGCTGCACTGAAGCCTTTCTGGCTGATATGAAGTGGATCTTACACAACTGCATCATTTATAATGGAG GAAATCACAAATTAACAGCAACTGCAAAAGTTATTGTCAAGATATGTGAGCACGAA aTGAATGAGATTGAAGTATGCCCTGAGTGCTACTTGTCTTCGTGCCAAAAAAGGGACAACTGGTTCTGTGAGCCATGT AGTCAGCCTCATACACTGGTCTGGGCCAAGCTCAAAGGATTTCCCTTCTGGCCAGCAAAAGCTCTTCGTGAAAAAGACGGGCAGGTAGATGCACGGTTCTTTGGACAGCATGACAG AGCTTGGGTTCCCATCAATAACTGCTACCTCATGTCCAAAGAGATCCCTTTCTCTGTCAAGAAGACAAAGAGCATTTTCAACAGTGCCATGCAAGAAATGGAGGTTTATGTAGAAAATATTCGTAAGAAATTTGGAGTTTTTAACTATGCGCCATTTCGAACCCCTTACACACCCAACAACCAGCTTCAAATGTTGCTGGATCCTTCCAACCCTAGTGCTGGTACAGTAAAAACGGAGAAACCCGATAAACTCCGCTTTAATTTTGACTTAAATGCATCTCCAAAGATGGTTCTTAGTAAGAGTTCCACACCCAGTGGTCTGAATCGGAGAGTCTCCATGACGGACATGCCTCGGTCCCCGATGAGTACAAACTCTTCGGTTCACACGGGCTCCGACGGAGAGCAGGAGATGGAAAAGGCCGGTAGAAATTCTGCCTTTCACTACAGCACTGGAGAGGAATCCATGGACTTCACAG CATCTCCTCTCTCAGGAAAGGTCGGTCCAGCAGGCAGCTTGACAGGCAGTCCAAAGCCACTCAACCCGAGCTTGGTGTCCAAGCAAGAGAGGCCCGCATCCACGGGTGGCATCCTCAATCTCAACCTCG ATCGAGTGAAAGCTGAGATGGATCTGAGAGAGTTGAGCGAGagtgtgcagcagcagcagcagcaacagcaacaatcGGGGTCAGCTACCCTCCCCACGCCAAAGAGACCCATCAGGAGTCTCGACAAGACTATTGAAAGCTGCAAGGCTCAGCTTG GGatagatgaaatttctgaaGACGTATATAAAGGTGTGGATCACAGTGACACAGAAGAATCTGATAAATCGGACTCTAGTGATAGCGAATATGCCAGTGACGAGGAACACAAGCCACAGAGCTCTGGACAGGATGAAAAGGTCAGAGTAGATCGAAAGCGGCCCAGAGCAAATGCAGAAGCAGAGAATAAGGATTCTATTGAAGGTATGGTGGAAAAATCCACCCCTGCAACCCAGATCAAAGAGAAGCAGGGTAGCAATGCCCAAGAAGAGGCCGTTCAAGAAAAGCCCAGATTGACCCAGTCTCAACCCCTCACTGACAAGCCAAAGACCTCAGAGGAGGGGAAAACGCCTCATGCAGCATCAGCAGCAGAGCAAGACTCTGATTCTGAAAGAGAGCTGGTGATTGACCTCGGAGATGAACACGGAGCCCGTGACTCTAAGAGGTCAAGAAAAGACACGAGTTCCAAAACCTCCAAAGAGACCAATGCTGCCAAATTGGAGG GTAAAGTAACCAATTCCACTACAGCTGTTGCGCCAGCCGCATCCACCTTGAAAAATGCCTTGCAGCCTTCTACAACTGCACCCAACCCCGTTCCCACTGCCGCTTCGAGTCAGCCTGGTGCTGCCTCAACACTCAGCAGCACTTCAAGCACACCCTCCACGTCTGTTACGTCAACCTCGCCAGCAGTGAAGAAACAACGCCCTCTGCTGCCCAAAGAAACAGTGCAGGCTGTGCAGCGAGCAGTTGTTTGGAACCCCACCAAATTGCAGACGTCCTGTCAGAAGGCTCACGTGCAAAAGCAGCAACAGGCGGAGCAGACGACGGCACAGTTACAAGGGCAGGTGCAGACACAAAGTCAATCTCAGCAGAATTCTTCAAGTACCCGCTACCAGACCAGACAAGCAGccaaag TTCAATTGAAAGACTCTCCTCAGGGTGCTTCAGCATCAAGTAGCTCATCCTCCTACTTGTCAGGAGACTTGCCAATCCCGACTGCTTCTGCAGATGCAGCTGCAGATATAGCCAGATACACAAACAAA ATTATGGACTCAATCAAAGGAACAATGACTGAAATCTACAATGACCTTTCAAAAAACACTTCAGGAAATACAATAGCAGAG ATTCGACGGTTGAGGATAGAGATTGAGAAACTTCAGTGGTTGCATCAACAAGAGTTGTCCGAGATGAAGCACAATCTGG AACTGACGATGGCAGAGATGAGGCAGAGTCTGGAGCAGGAGAGGGAGAGGTTGGTCGCGGAGGTGAAAAAGCAGATGGAATTGGAAAAGCAGCAGGCTGTcgatgagaccaaaaaaaaacagtggtgcGCCAACTGCAGGAAGGAAGCCATTTTCTACTGTTGTTGGAACACCAGTTACTGCGATTACCCCTGCCAGCAAGCCCACTGGCCAGAACACATGAAGTCTTGCACGCAGTCAG CTTCAGCTTCGCAACAAGAACCAGAGGTTGAGCCCAACCCGGACACTTTGGGCAAATCGACAGGCAATTCCCCAGTCACACAAACTCTGAATGCCCCAGCAGGAGCAGTCGTACCCTCCTCCTCATCAACCATATCCGACAAAAGCAACTCTCCCACATATATCGACAAGAGCAAGGACAGTGTTGGGCTTACTGTGACATAA
- the LOC127595516 gene encoding protein kinase C-binding protein 1-like isoform X4: MHPQSLAEEEIKTEPDVVEGMDASARSKAPDPPGSAERSLAPQKRRVSSPTHSSNGHSPSDTSSSPLKKKKKPGAMTSSKDQDGRNDFYCWLCHREGQVLCCELCPRVYHAKCLKLPAEPEGDWFCPECEKITVAECIETQSKAMTMLNIDQLSYLLKFALQKIKQPGTEPFQKPVSLEQHPDYAEYIFHPMDLSTLEKNIKKKMYGCTEAFLADMKWILHNCIIYNGGNHKLTATAKVIVKICEHEMNEIEVCPECYLSSCQKRDNWFCEPCSQPHTLVWAKLKGFPFWPAKALREKDGQVDARFFGQHDRAWVPINNCYLMSKEIPFSVKKTKSIFNSAMQEMEVYVENIRKKFGVFNYAPFRTPYTPNNQLQMLLDPSNPSAGTVKTEKPDKLRFNFDLNASPKMVLSKSSTPSGLNRRVSMTDMPRSPMSTNSSVHTGSDGEQEMEKAGRNSAFHYSTGEESMDFTASPLSGKVGPAGSLTGSPKPLNPSLVSKQERPASTGGILNLNLDRVKAEMDLRELSESVQQQQQQQQQSGSATLPTPKRPIRSLDKTIESCKAQLGIDEISEDVYKGVDHSDTEESDKSDSSDSEYASDEEHKPQSSGQDEKVRVDRKRPRANAEAENKDSIEGMVEKSTPATQIKEKQGSNAQEEAVQEKPRLTQSQPLTDKPKTSEEGKTPHAASAAEQDSDSERELVIDLGDEHGARDSKRSRKDTSSKTSKETNAAKLEGKVTNSTTAVAPAASTLKNALQPSTTAPNPVPTAASSQPGAASTLSSTSSTPSTSVTSTSPAVKKQRPLLPKETVQAVQRAVVWNPTKLQTSCQKAHVQKQQQAEQTTAQLQGQVQTQSQSQQNSSSTRYQTRQAAKVQLKDSPQGASASSSSSSYLSGDLPIPTASADAAADIARYTNKIMDSIKGTMTEIYNDLSKNTSGNTIAEIRRLRIEIEKLQWLHQQELSEMKHNLELTMAEMRQSLEQERERLVAEVKKQMELEKQQAVDETKKKQWCANCRKEAIFYCCWNTSYCDYPCQQAHWPEHMKSCTQSASASQQEPEVEPNPDTLGKSTGNSPVTQTLNAPAGAVVPSSSSTISDKSNSPTYIDKSKDSVGLTVT, translated from the exons TCTGGCTGAGGAAGAGATAAAGACAGAGCCGGATGTGGTAGAAGGGATGGATGCATCTGCACGGTCCAAAG CCCCCGATCCACCGGGGTCGGCAGAACGCTCTTTGGCACCACAAAAGAGGAGGGTGTCCAGTCCTACCCACTCGTCCAATGGACACTCTCCATCTGACACCTCCTCCAGTCCactcaagaaaaagaagaagcctGGGGCCATGACCTCAAGCAAAGACCAG GACGGCAGGAATGACTTCTACTGCTGGCTGTGCCACCGCGAGGGCCAGGTGCTCTGCTGTGAGCTCTGCCCCAGGGTGTACCACGCCAAGTGCCTCAAACTACCAGCTGAGCCTGAGGGCGACTGGTTCTGTCCCGAGTGTGAG AAAATAACAGTTGCTGAATGCATTGAAACACAGAGCAAAGCAATGACTATGTTGAATATCGACCAACTCTCTTACTTACTCAAATTTGCACTCCAAAAGATTAAGCAACCTGGG ACAGAGCCCTTCCAGAAACCCGTGTCCTTGGAACAGCATCCTGACTATGCTGAGTACATTTTTCACCCCATGGACTTGTCTACTTTAGAGAAG AATATCAAGAAGAAAATGTATGGCTGCACTGAAGCCTTTCTGGCTGATATGAAGTGGATCTTACACAACTGCATCATTTATAATGGAG GAAATCACAAATTAACAGCAACTGCAAAAGTTATTGTCAAGATATGTGAGCACGAA aTGAATGAGATTGAAGTATGCCCTGAGTGCTACTTGTCTTCGTGCCAAAAAAGGGACAACTGGTTCTGTGAGCCATGT AGTCAGCCTCATACACTGGTCTGGGCCAAGCTCAAAGGATTTCCCTTCTGGCCAGCAAAAGCTCTTCGTGAAAAAGACGGGCAGGTAGATGCACGGTTCTTTGGACAGCATGACAG AGCTTGGGTTCCCATCAATAACTGCTACCTCATGTCCAAAGAGATCCCTTTCTCTGTCAAGAAGACAAAGAGCATTTTCAACAGTGCCATGCAAGAAATGGAGGTTTATGTAGAAAATATTCGTAAGAAATTTGGAGTTTTTAACTATGCGCCATTTCGAACCCCTTACACACCCAACAACCAGCTTCAAATGTTGCTGGATCCTTCCAACCCTAGTGCTGGTACAGTAAAAACGGAGAAACCCGATAAACTCCGCTTTAATTTTGACTTAAATGCATCTCCAAAGATGGTTCTTAGTAAGAGTTCCACACCCAGTGGTCTGAATCGGAGAGTCTCCATGACGGACATGCCTCGGTCCCCGATGAGTACAAACTCTTCGGTTCACACGGGCTCCGACGGAGAGCAGGAGATGGAAAAGGCCGGTAGAAATTCTGCCTTTCACTACAGCACTGGAGAGGAATCCATGGACTTCACAG CATCTCCTCTCTCAGGAAAGGTCGGTCCAGCAGGCAGCTTGACAGGCAGTCCAAAGCCACTCAACCCGAGCTTGGTGTCCAAGCAAGAGAGGCCCGCATCCACGGGTGGCATCCTCAATCTCAACCTCG ATCGAGTGAAAGCTGAGATGGATCTGAGAGAGTTGAGCGAGagtgtgcagcagcagcagcagcaacagcaacaatcGGGGTCAGCTACCCTCCCCACGCCAAAGAGACCCATCAGGAGTCTCGACAAGACTATTGAAAGCTGCAAGGCTCAGCTTG GGatagatgaaatttctgaaGACGTATATAAAGGTGTGGATCACAGTGACACAGAAGAATCTGATAAATCGGACTCTAGTGATAGCGAATATGCCAGTGACGAGGAACACAAGCCACAGAGCTCTGGACAGGATGAAAAGGTCAGAGTAGATCGAAAGCGGCCCAGAGCAAATGCAGAAGCAGAGAATAAGGATTCTATTGAAGGTATGGTGGAAAAATCCACCCCTGCAACCCAGATCAAAGAGAAGCAGGGTAGCAATGCCCAAGAAGAGGCCGTTCAAGAAAAGCCCAGATTGACCCAGTCTCAACCCCTCACTGACAAGCCAAAGACCTCAGAGGAGGGGAAAACGCCTCATGCAGCATCAGCAGCAGAGCAAGACTCTGATTCTGAAAGAGAGCTGGTGATTGACCTCGGAGATGAACACGGAGCCCGTGACTCTAAGAGGTCAAGAAAAGACACGAGTTCCAAAACCTCCAAAGAGACCAATGCTGCCAAATTGGAGG GTAAAGTAACCAATTCCACTACAGCTGTTGCGCCAGCCGCATCCACCTTGAAAAATGCCTTGCAGCCTTCTACAACTGCACCCAACCCCGTTCCCACTGCCGCTTCGAGTCAGCCTGGTGCTGCCTCAACACTCAGCAGCACTTCAAGCACACCCTCCACGTCTGTTACGTCAACCTCGCCAGCAGTGAAGAAACAACGCCCTCTGCTGCCCAAAGAAACAGTGCAGGCTGTGCAGCGAGCAGTTGTTTGGAACCCCACCAAATTGCAGACGTCCTGTCAGAAGGCTCACGTGCAAAAGCAGCAACAGGCGGAGCAGACGACGGCACAGTTACAAGGGCAGGTGCAGACACAAAGTCAATCTCAGCAGAATTCTTCAAGTACCCGCTACCAGACCAGACAAGCAGccaaag TTCAATTGAAAGACTCTCCTCAGGGTGCTTCAGCATCAAGTAGCTCATCCTCCTACTTGTCAGGAGACTTGCCAATCCCGACTGCTTCTGCAGATGCAGCTGCAGATATAGCCAGATACACAAACAAA ATTATGGACTCAATCAAAGGAACAATGACTGAAATCTACAATGACCTTTCAAAAAACACTTCAGGAAATACAATAGCAGAG ATTCGACGGTTGAGGATAGAGATTGAGAAACTTCAGTGGTTGCATCAACAAGAGTTGTCCGAGATGAAGCACAATCTGG AACTGACGATGGCAGAGATGAGGCAGAGTCTGGAGCAGGAGAGGGAGAGGTTGGTCGCGGAGGTGAAAAAGCAGATGGAATTGGAAAAGCAGCAGGCTGTcgatgagaccaaaaaaaaacagtggtgcGCCAACTGCAGGAAGGAAGCCATTTTCTACTGTTGTTGGAACACCAGTTACTGCGATTACCCCTGCCAGCAAGCCCACTGGCCAGAACACATGAAGTCTTGCACGCAGTCAG CTTCAGCTTCGCAACAAGAACCAGAGGTTGAGCCCAACCCGGACACTTTGGGCAAATCGACAGGCAATTCCCCAGTCACACAAACTCTGAATGCCCCAGCAGGAGCAGTCGTACCCTCCTCCTCATCAACCATATCCGACAAAAGCAACTCTCCCACATATATCGACAAGAGCAAGGACAGTGTTGGGCTTACTGTGACATAA